In the Natronolimnobius baerhuensis genome, one interval contains:
- a CDS encoding alkaline phosphatase family protein, giving the protein MTDSTTDDDMQLLVIGLDAGCRPVLESLFDAGKAPTLESLFEMGASGPLESQIPPWTASAWPSMYTGKNPGKHGVFDFLSFDGYDWDVVNSTHVRERPVWELLSEHGLTSVVVNLPVTHPASEFDGALIPGMTAPEDPACHPEGILEDVKMECGDYRIYPQSGPEPDHSIEGYEKTIELRGEAFRYLCRRMEPDFGFLQFQQTDSVFHERPGDKEAIEAVYSEVDTQIEETLEEVDPENVLIVSDHGMGKITGDEFRINEFLRDEGYLQARSGGEGMPDWSRAWENDLLEGEDASEHDESPLEKAMNVAAKVGITTQRVAGALERVGLKEPIGRRVPNDMIRAASEQVDFPESTVYMRSKSELGLRINLEGREPNGQVPESEYESVRKDLIKQLSDVTTPSGEPMFDAVGPRESFFEGPYLEHAPDIVTVPTEFNNALVADLGQEQFGEPMESWNHKRTGVVAAAGPAFDEDRSLEGDDATLFDVAPTICSLFDVPIDAEMDGETLPIIDAGAEAEYPAYEPEPITATDDRAVEDRLSDLGYL; this is encoded by the coding sequence ATGACAGATTCGACTACTGATGACGACATGCAACTGCTCGTCATCGGACTCGATGCAGGCTGTCGCCCGGTTCTCGAGTCGTTGTTCGACGCTGGCAAAGCGCCAACACTCGAGTCACTGTTCGAGATGGGAGCGAGCGGTCCACTCGAATCGCAGATACCGCCGTGGACAGCAAGCGCCTGGCCGTCGATGTACACCGGAAAGAATCCGGGCAAACACGGTGTGTTTGATTTTCTCTCGTTCGATGGCTACGACTGGGATGTCGTCAATTCGACGCACGTTCGAGAGCGACCAGTGTGGGAACTGCTCTCCGAACACGGGCTGACGAGTGTCGTCGTCAACCTGCCGGTCACGCACCCGGCATCGGAGTTCGATGGCGCGCTGATCCCCGGAATGACCGCGCCTGAAGACCCGGCGTGTCACCCTGAGGGAATTCTCGAGGATGTCAAAATGGAGTGTGGGGACTACCGGATCTATCCACAGAGCGGGCCCGAACCCGACCACTCTATCGAGGGCTACGAGAAGACAATCGAATTGCGAGGCGAGGCGTTTCGATACCTCTGCCGGCGGATGGAACCCGATTTCGGCTTCCTGCAGTTCCAACAGACAGACTCCGTCTTTCACGAGCGACCCGGCGACAAGGAGGCCATCGAGGCTGTTTACAGCGAAGTCGACACGCAGATCGAAGAAACCCTCGAGGAAGTCGATCCCGAGAACGTGCTGATCGTCAGCGATCACGGAATGGGCAAGATAACGGGCGACGAGTTCCGGATCAACGAGTTCCTCCGTGACGAGGGCTACCTGCAGGCCCGAAGCGGCGGCGAGGGGATGCCTGACTGGTCGCGGGCCTGGGAGAACGACTTACTCGAGGGTGAAGACGCAAGCGAGCACGACGAAAGCCCACTCGAGAAGGCGATGAACGTCGCCGCGAAAGTTGGGATTACGACCCAGCGCGTCGCAGGTGCACTCGAGCGCGTCGGACTCAAAGAACCGATTGGCCGACGGGTGCCAAACGACATGATTCGCGCGGCCAGCGAACAGGTCGATTTCCCCGAATCGACGGTCTACATGCGCTCGAAGAGCGAACTCGGCTTGCGCATCAATCTCGAGGGCAGAGAGCCGAACGGACAGGTACCGGAATCGGAGTACGAGTCAGTGCGAAAGGATCTCATCAAGCAACTTTCCGACGTGACGACACCGAGTGGCGAACCGATGTTCGATGCCGTCGGCCCGCGTGAATCGTTCTTCGAGGGGCCGTACCTCGAGCACGCACCGGATATTGTCACCGTCCCGACGGAGTTCAACAATGCGCTCGTCGCCGATCTCGGCCAGGAACAGTTTGGCGAGCCGATGGAGTCGTGGAACCACAAGCGAACGGGCGTCGTTGCCGCGGCCGGGCCGGCGTTCGACGAGGACCGGTCGCTCGAGGGTGACGATGCGACGTTGTTCGATGTTGCGCCGACGATCTGTTCGCTGTTCGACGTGCCAATCGATGCCGAGATGGATGGCGAGACGCTGCCGATAATCGACGCGGGAGCTGAAGCAGAGTACCCGGCCTACGAGCCGGAGCCGATCACGGCGACCGATGACCGCGCCGTCGAGGATCGACTCTCCGATCTCGGGTACCTATGA
- a CDS encoding MarR family transcriptional regulator, which produces MSATDQDVSRDRTADAESEAETETDGDNPPSVADLPPSAKLVYKVLEYEGSMTQEEIAAESRLCSRTVRYALGKLEDDFVTSRVCLEDARQSKYTIGN; this is translated from the coding sequence ATGAGCGCAACTGATCAGGACGTTTCCCGCGACCGTACCGCCGACGCTGAGTCCGAGGCCGAGACCGAAACTGACGGCGACAACCCTCCCTCCGTCGCGGACCTTCCACCCAGCGCAAAACTCGTCTACAAAGTCCTCGAGTACGAGGGCTCGATGACCCAGGAAGAGATCGCCGCAGAGTCCCGTTTGTGTTCGCGAACGGTCCGCTATGCACTCGGTAAACTCGAGGACGACTTCGTCACCAGTCGCGTCTGTCTCGAGGACGCCCGCCAGTCGAAGTACACTATCGGGAACTGA
- a CDS encoding cation:proton antiporter, with protein MYAPFIAAVDIPLEEPVLVFTVAMAVFLIGPLLVKRFGQPGIVGIVLLGAIIGPDALEIVSDSDAIELLGEVGLIYLLFTVGLELDMRGFKEAPENAAIFGLASFFIPFIIGSAALYTVLGLTELASLLLAAVFASHTLLAYPIVNRLGVTKNRAVTAVFGGILFTDTLALVVLALVMGAADGDLSALLFAEVGLSLLILFGAAWFVIPPLSRWFFQAFSQESYFEFLFVMVAIFAAASLAELLELSPILGAFVAGIAVNRLIPEGGTLMNRIEFVGNAFFVPFFLLHVGMLVNPTVIFDGLETIQIAVFIIGIMLVTKGVAAWLVSRVQDYTTAERNVIFGLSTGQAAAALAITLLGFEEGLFDAAVLNAVVLMLLVTAVVSPWLTERAATDVALERDVGDDDTGITDPTILLPLSHNAELQQRLMELAFVIKGEDSTEPVYVMTVVQPGQDADETERYIAGVTEELEELAAAGSAAETPVETETRVNHNVASGIVQGAVEVQADQIIMGWDATQSFQHRIFGSIIDQVLERSKRPVLISRLGHPINTTRRIHVVVPLGADHHEGFYEAVHLVTHLAISLGAELNVLVVDGSAHQFEHLFELVEDDVTAEFASVDGWERLRQQLEDEAEDDDLIVAISPRRGDVGWHAELAGLPADLAAMPPESFITIHPRQGEPEYDRQYLRFK; from the coding sequence ATGTACGCACCATTCATCGCCGCCGTCGATATTCCCCTTGAGGAGCCGGTGCTGGTCTTTACCGTCGCGATGGCGGTCTTTCTGATCGGCCCGTTGCTCGTCAAACGGTTCGGTCAGCCGGGTATCGTCGGCATCGTCCTGCTCGGGGCGATCATTGGCCCCGACGCTCTCGAGATCGTCAGTGACTCCGATGCAATCGAACTGCTCGGCGAGGTGGGGCTGATCTATCTGCTGTTTACGGTCGGTCTCGAACTCGATATGCGCGGGTTCAAAGAGGCACCTGAAAATGCGGCGATCTTCGGGCTGGCGAGTTTCTTTATTCCGTTCATCATTGGTTCAGCCGCGCTGTATACGGTGTTGGGACTCACCGAATTGGCCTCACTCTTGCTCGCTGCAGTGTTTGCCTCCCATACGCTGCTTGCGTATCCAATCGTCAATCGGCTTGGCGTAACCAAGAATCGTGCCGTAACGGCCGTTTTCGGCGGCATTCTCTTTACCGATACGCTCGCACTGGTCGTGCTTGCACTCGTGATGGGCGCTGCCGATGGCGACCTCTCGGCCCTGCTGTTCGCGGAAGTTGGCCTGTCGCTTCTCATCCTCTTTGGCGCTGCCTGGTTCGTTATTCCACCACTCTCACGGTGGTTCTTCCAGGCATTTAGCCAGGAGAGTTACTTCGAGTTCCTGTTCGTGATGGTCGCCATCTTCGCGGCGGCAAGCCTCGCCGAACTGCTCGAGCTCTCACCCATTCTCGGCGCGTTCGTCGCCGGCATCGCCGTCAATCGGCTGATTCCAGAAGGCGGGACGCTGATGAATCGCATCGAGTTCGTCGGGAACGCCTTCTTCGTTCCCTTCTTCCTGTTGCACGTCGGGATGCTCGTCAACCCGACCGTGATCTTCGATGGCCTCGAGACGATCCAGATTGCGGTCTTCATCATCGGGATCATGCTGGTCACGAAAGGCGTGGCCGCCTGGCTCGTCTCGCGAGTACAGGACTACACCACGGCTGAGCGAAACGTCATTTTCGGCCTTTCGACCGGCCAAGCGGCCGCCGCGCTGGCGATTACGTTGCTCGGGTTCGAGGAAGGTCTGTTCGATGCCGCGGTGCTCAACGCAGTGGTCCTCATGTTGCTGGTCACCGCCGTCGTGAGTCCGTGGCTCACCGAACGGGCCGCAACCGACGTTGCACTCGAGCGAGATGTCGGCGACGACGACACCGGGATTACGGATCCGACGATTTTGCTGCCGCTGTCACACAACGCCGAACTCCAACAGCGGCTCATGGAACTCGCGTTCGTCATCAAAGGCGAAGACAGCACTGAGCCAGTGTACGTCATGACCGTCGTCCAGCCCGGACAGGACGCCGATGAAACCGAGCGATACATTGCTGGCGTCACTGAAGAACTCGAGGAACTCGCAGCTGCGGGGAGCGCTGCTGAGACGCCGGTCGAAACCGAAACGCGAGTAAACCACAACGTCGCCTCGGGGATCGTGCAAGGGGCCGTCGAAGTGCAGGCAGATCAGATCATCATGGGCTGGGATGCAACACAGAGCTTCCAGCACCGAATTTTCGGAAGTATCATCGATCAGGTCCTCGAGCGCTCGAAGCGGCCAGTACTCATCAGTCGACTCGGACACCCGATCAATACGACGCGACGGATTCACGTTGTGGTGCCACTCGGTGCGGACCACCACGAGGGATTCTACGAGGCGGTCCATCTGGTCACGCACCTCGCGATAAGCCTTGGTGCTGAACTGAACGTCCTCGTCGTCGATGGCTCGGCCCATCAGTTCGAGCATCTGTTCGAACTCGTCGAGGACGACGTCACGGCCGAGTTTGCATCGGTCGATGGCTGGGAGCGCCTCCGCCAGCAACTCGAGGACGAGGCGGAGGACGACGACCTGATCGTCGCGATTTCGCCGCGGCGTGGCGACGTGGGCTGGCACGCCGAACTCGCGGGGCTGCCGGCGGACCTCGCAGCGATGCCGCCGGAGTCGTTCATCACGATTCATCCCCGGCAGGGCGAGCCGGAGTACGACCGGCAGTACCTGCGATTTAAGTAA
- a CDS encoding DUF7563 family protein codes for MSTESSDAKWTPMTSREATSAPRCVNCGNQVTPQFARVFGDNRDVVHACPDCATYREMKTSDFIPKEAR; via the coding sequence ATGTCGACCGAATCATCCGACGCGAAGTGGACGCCGATGACGTCTCGAGAAGCAACAAGCGCGCCTCGCTGTGTCAACTGTGGTAACCAGGTTACCCCGCAGTTCGCCCGCGTCTTCGGCGACAACCGCGATGTCGTTCACGCTTGCCCCGACTGTGCAACCTACCGTGAAATGAAGACGTCTGATTTTATCCCGAAAGAAGCCCGATAA
- a CDS encoding DegT/DnrJ/EryC1/StrS family aminotransferase: MISAGPSLSIRSLSRHHSSPTGVDSFLEEYSAAYTFYGAGKVALRDGLAGLVEPGENVLIPAYVPDAVVEPFHELGLESRYYRVESSFAPNFVDVEQRIDANTAAIMSVNYFGFPQPGLEELHRLVDEYDCYHIDDNAHAPLSVDNGTLLGTRGHLGITSLWKLLPVPNGAVLFQNDAETIENFQPSPIAGVRDGLDVSDCQFIVKSVVQNLLDGNETIRDSLDAMFATEDDDTPAVGGPHERYEEGKRQMSRLTAHILEESTPDTIRTRRRTNYQTWQRLLASRDDLEFVYDSLPRGICPQAMPVRADEPQQFLTELQRAGAGGAYNWPRLSRSVLEDPAYEVATRLSREIVALPVHQHVDAAAIEDVGTQLRR; this comes from the coding sequence ATGATCAGTGCAGGACCATCGTTGTCGATCCGGTCACTCTCGAGACACCACTCGAGTCCAACAGGCGTCGACTCGTTCCTCGAAGAGTATTCAGCAGCGTACACCTTCTATGGTGCAGGGAAGGTAGCACTGCGCGACGGACTCGCCGGACTCGTCGAACCGGGCGAAAACGTCCTCATTCCGGCATACGTCCCAGATGCCGTCGTCGAGCCGTTTCACGAACTCGGCCTCGAGTCGCGATACTATCGTGTCGAATCCTCGTTCGCGCCGAATTTCGTCGACGTCGAGCAACGCATCGACGCCAACACGGCGGCTATCATGTCGGTCAACTACTTCGGATTTCCACAGCCCGGACTCGAGGAACTCCACCGACTCGTCGATGAGTACGACTGCTATCACATTGATGACAATGCTCATGCCCCATTGAGCGTCGACAATGGGACACTACTCGGAACCCGTGGCCATCTTGGGATCACGAGCCTCTGGAAACTCCTGCCGGTTCCAAACGGCGCAGTGCTCTTTCAAAACGATGCTGAGACCATCGAGAACTTCCAGCCATCACCGATTGCCGGCGTTCGCGATGGACTCGACGTCTCCGACTGCCAGTTTATCGTCAAATCTGTCGTCCAGAACCTCCTCGATGGGAACGAAACGATTCGTGACTCGCTCGATGCCATGTTTGCAACTGAGGACGATGACACCCCAGCAGTTGGCGGCCCACACGAACGGTACGAGGAAGGCAAACGACAGATGTCACGACTCACTGCCCATATCCTCGAGGAATCGACTCCAGACACGATTCGAACCCGCCGCCGGACGAACTATCAGACCTGGCAGCGACTGCTCGCCAGCCGCGACGACCTCGAGTTCGTCTATGACTCTCTGCCACGTGGCATCTGCCCGCAGGCGATGCCCGTTCGAGCCGACGAGCCACAGCAGTTCCTGACGGAACTCCAGCGCGCCGGGGCTGGCGGCGCATACAACTGGCCGCGACTCTCTCGGAGTGTTCTCGAGGACCCTGCCTACGAGGTGGCAACCCGTCTCTCGAGAGAAATCGTCGCACTGCCAGTCCACCAGCACGTCGATGCAGCCGCAATAGAAGACGTCGGAACACAGCTTCGGCGCTGA
- a CDS encoding lipid II:glycine glycyltransferase FemX produces the protein MTIEVTTLDPWTEAEEWNRYVEESNGTNPFFRAEALRLQAEDTGTTLHLLTGFKGQEAVGIFPVFEYARGPVTGAFSPAPRSWSPYLGPATLNLEKVKQRKADQRIKRFLEGALEWIETEISPLYTRIVAAEFDDVRPFSWNQYQVEPGYTYVVDLEGTEEELLNRFSSDARSNVRNADDDAYVVEEGTADDIEAIVEQVGQRYENQGRSFHLSPDFVRSAHAVLPDGSVRPYVCRSAGEDDVLGGILVVESDTTRYRWQGGVKPDADIDLPINDLLDWTVMRDGLRAGLERYDLVGAGVPSINRYKAKFNPRLETNYTITRGAFGLDLAIDRYRKLG, from the coding sequence ATGACCATCGAAGTCACGACGCTCGACCCCTGGACCGAGGCCGAGGAGTGGAACCGCTACGTCGAGGAATCGAACGGGACAAATCCCTTCTTCCGCGCGGAAGCGCTCCGCCTGCAGGCCGAGGATACCGGCACGACACTCCATCTCCTCACCGGATTCAAGGGGCAGGAAGCGGTCGGCATCTTCCCCGTCTTCGAGTACGCTCGTGGCCCGGTAACTGGCGCGTTCTCGCCAGCCCCGCGCTCGTGGTCGCCATACCTTGGTCCCGCGACGCTCAACCTCGAGAAGGTCAAACAGCGGAAAGCCGACCAGCGAATCAAACGCTTTCTCGAGGGCGCACTCGAGTGGATCGAAACCGAAATCTCGCCGCTGTACACGCGGATCGTCGCCGCCGAGTTCGACGACGTGCGGCCGTTCTCCTGGAACCAGTATCAGGTCGAACCGGGCTATACGTACGTGGTCGATCTCGAGGGCACCGAAGAGGAGTTACTGAACCGATTCAGTAGCGACGCACGCAGTAACGTTCGTAACGCGGACGACGACGCTTACGTCGTCGAGGAGGGCACCGCGGACGATATCGAAGCCATCGTCGAGCAGGTCGGCCAGCGATACGAGAATCAGGGCCGGTCGTTCCATCTGAGCCCTGATTTCGTCCGCTCGGCGCACGCGGTGTTGCCCGACGGCTCCGTTCGGCCGTACGTCTGTCGCTCCGCCGGCGAAGACGACGTCCTCGGTGGCATTCTCGTCGTCGAATCGGACACCACCCGCTACCGGTGGCAAGGCGGCGTCAAACCCGACGCCGACATCGACCTGCCGATCAACGACCTGCTCGACTGGACGGTCATGCGCGACGGTCTCCGTGCGGGCCTCGAGCGCTACGACCTCGTCGGCGCTGGCGTTCCGAGCATCAACCGGTACAAGGCGAAGTTCAACCCACGCCTCGAGACCAACTACACGATTACCAGGGGCGCGTTCGGGCTGGATCTGGCGATTGATCGGTACCGAAAGCTCGGTTAG
- the glmM gene encoding phosphoglucosamine mutase, translating to MTELFGTSGIRGTVGEEVTADLALEVGRAVASDGYERVVIGRDVRDSGQMLVDAVTAGLRECGADALDVGLESTPTVARAVESLDADAGIVVTASHNPATDNGIKLWTPSAKAFGPEQRDSIERRIREADYDLVRWDELGQRRSRGQVRANHAAAIADAVSFEPADAPTVIVDLGNGAGGVTPSVLADLACHVRTLNGQPDGSFPGRPSEPNAETLETLAALVSQTDADLGIAHDGDADRMMAVDETGTFVPKDALLAIFARDAVGEGERAAAPVDTSLAVEDALEAAGAGLTRTKVGDVYVAERTTEDDVVFGGEPSGAWIWPEETRCPDGPLAAAKLVDLVAERGPLSELVDEIEQYPIQRASIEVEDKAGVMAAVQEHVSDRDNVNTLDGVRVDTDEGWFLIRASGTESLIRITAEARSEDETAHIFEEAQSLVADAAGLETPLSE from the coding sequence ATGACCGAACTCTTCGGAACGAGCGGCATACGCGGAACGGTCGGTGAGGAGGTAACGGCGGACTTGGCTCTCGAGGTCGGACGCGCGGTCGCCTCGGATGGCTACGAACGCGTCGTCATCGGACGTGACGTCCGCGACAGCGGCCAGATGCTCGTCGACGCCGTCACCGCCGGGCTTCGCGAGTGCGGTGCAGACGCCCTCGATGTCGGCCTCGAGTCGACGCCGACGGTCGCACGCGCGGTCGAGTCACTGGATGCGGACGCGGGTATCGTCGTGACGGCGTCGCACAACCCCGCAACGGACAACGGGATCAAACTCTGGACGCCCTCGGCGAAGGCCTTTGGCCCCGAGCAGCGCGACTCTATCGAGCGCCGGATTCGCGAGGCGGACTACGACCTCGTGCGATGGGACGAACTCGGCCAGCGACGCAGTCGCGGACAGGTTCGAGCGAATCACGCGGCGGCGATTGCAGACGCCGTCTCGTTCGAACCCGCTGACGCGCCGACGGTTATCGTCGACCTCGGAAACGGTGCTGGTGGCGTTACGCCGTCCGTGCTCGCCGATCTGGCCTGTCACGTCCGCACGCTAAACGGCCAGCCGGATGGCTCGTTCCCCGGCAGACCGAGCGAACCCAACGCGGAAACGCTCGAGACGCTTGCAGCGCTCGTCTCCCAGACGGACGCCGACCTCGGCATCGCCCACGACGGCGACGCAGATCGGATGATGGCCGTCGACGAGACGGGGACGTTCGTGCCGAAAGACGCGCTGCTCGCGATCTTTGCCCGCGACGCAGTCGGCGAGGGCGAGCGCGCCGCCGCGCCGGTCGATACGAGTCTCGCCGTCGAGGACGCACTCGAGGCGGCGGGTGCCGGGCTGACGCGGACGAAAGTCGGCGACGTCTACGTCGCAGAGCGAACGACCGAAGACGACGTGGTCTTCGGTGGCGAACCGAGCGGAGCGTGGATCTGGCCAGAAGAGACCCGCTGTCCTGATGGCCCGCTCGCGGCGGCCAAACTCGTCGATCTCGTCGCCGAACGCGGGCCGCTGTCCGAACTGGTCGATGAGATCGAACAGTATCCGATTCAGCGAGCCTCAATCGAAGTCGAGGACAAGGCTGGCGTAATGGCAGCCGTTCAGGAACACGTCAGTGACCGTGACAACGTGAATACGCTCGATGGCGTCCGCGTCGATACGGACGAGGGCTGGTTCCTCATCCGTGCCAGCGGGACCGAATCGCTCATCCGAATTACGGCGGAGGCACGCAGCGAGGACGAGACAGCGCACATCTTCGAGGAGGCCCAGTCGCTCGTCGCCGATGCGGCCGGCCTCGAGACGCCACTGAGCGAGTAA
- the glmS gene encoding glutamine--fructose-6-phosphate transaminase (isomerizing), with amino-acid sequence MCGIIGHVGDGNALETLITGLENLEYRGYDSAGVAVQNGSGIKIQKRSGKVEELKSAIDSSTLSGEIGIGHTRWSTHGPPTDANAHPHTDGTEDVAVVHNGIIENYAELKEWLRAKGYEFTSDTDTEVIPHLIQYYLDSGMDSENAFRTAIEELEGSYAVTAMVSDEHVLYAARKGSPLVVGVEDDEFFLASDVPAFLEYTDSVVYLEDGDVVVVDNDGIEFTDLAGNPIRREPETVEWDPEQAGKGQFEHFMLKEIYEQPTALTQALEGRVDPENGRIALEDLELGTFNDIDNVQLIACGTSYHAALYGSLTLNQAGIKSTALLANEYSVASPPIDDNTLVIAVTQSGETADTLNALRQANEAGANTLTVTNVVGSTAAREADDALFIRAGPEIGVAATKTFSSQAVMLSLLVQRITEDIHGTPAATEIESYLSELAEMPDQIEELLERSDAEALASRYEQSQSYFFIGRGLGFPVALEGALKFKEITYEHAEGFASGELKHGPLALVTPDTPVFAVFTGEEDEKTLKNAEEAQTRGAPVVAVCPEGHRAVDVADAHLEIPDTDADLAGLLANVQLQLVSYYAADLLERPIDKPRNLAKSVTVE; translated from the coding sequence ATGTGTGGAATTATCGGTCACGTCGGCGACGGTAACGCACTTGAAACACTTATTACTGGACTCGAAAACCTCGAGTACCGCGGCTATGATTCAGCCGGAGTCGCTGTGCAGAACGGCTCCGGGATCAAGATCCAGAAGCGCTCTGGGAAAGTCGAGGAACTGAAATCAGCAATCGACAGTTCGACGCTATCGGGGGAAATCGGCATCGGGCACACGCGCTGGAGTACACACGGCCCACCAACTGACGCAAACGCACACCCGCATACGGACGGCACCGAAGACGTTGCAGTCGTCCACAACGGAATTATCGAAAATTACGCCGAACTCAAAGAGTGGCTTCGCGCGAAAGGATATGAGTTCACGAGCGACACTGACACCGAGGTCATTCCGCATCTCATCCAGTACTATCTCGACAGCGGGATGGACAGCGAGAACGCCTTCCGAACGGCAATCGAGGAACTCGAGGGAAGCTACGCCGTCACCGCGATGGTCTCCGACGAACACGTCCTCTACGCTGCCCGAAAAGGCTCGCCCCTGGTCGTCGGCGTCGAAGACGACGAATTTTTCCTCGCCAGTGACGTCCCCGCGTTCCTCGAGTACACGGACAGTGTCGTCTATCTCGAGGACGGCGACGTCGTCGTCGTCGACAACGACGGAATCGAGTTCACGGATTTGGCAGGAAATCCGATTCGACGCGAACCCGAAACGGTCGAATGGGACCCCGAACAGGCCGGCAAAGGCCAGTTCGAGCACTTCATGCTGAAAGAGATTTACGAACAGCCAACCGCCCTCACTCAGGCACTCGAGGGACGAGTCGACCCCGAAAACGGCCGCATCGCACTCGAGGACCTCGAGCTGGGGACGTTCAACGATATCGACAACGTCCAACTCATCGCCTGTGGGACGTCCTACCATGCGGCGTTGTACGGCTCGCTCACGCTGAATCAGGCGGGTATCAAATCGACGGCGCTGCTCGCAAACGAGTACAGCGTCGCCTCGCCGCCAATCGACGACAACACGCTCGTGATCGCGGTTACCCAGAGCGGTGAAACTGCCGATACGCTGAATGCGCTTCGCCAGGCGAACGAGGCTGGTGCAAACACGCTCACCGTGACGAACGTCGTCGGTTCGACTGCCGCACGCGAGGCCGACGACGCGCTGTTCATCCGCGCCGGTCCCGAAATCGGCGTCGCAGCGACGAAGACGTTCTCCTCGCAGGCGGTCATGCTCTCGCTGCTCGTCCAGCGTATCACCGAAGACATTCACGGCACGCCTGCAGCGACCGAGATCGAATCGTACCTGTCGGAACTGGCCGAGATGCCGGACCAGATCGAGGAATTGCTCGAGCGTTCCGACGCCGAGGCACTCGCCAGCCGGTACGAACAGAGTCAGTCGTACTTCTTTATCGGGCGTGGCCTTGGCTTCCCCGTTGCTCTCGAGGGCGCGTTGAAATTCAAGGAGATCACGTACGAGCACGCCGAAGGCTTCGCATCGGGCGAACTCAAACACGGGCCGCTGGCGCTGGTTACTCCCGACACACCCGTCTTCGCGGTCTTCACCGGCGAAGAAGACGAGAAGACGCTGAAAAACGCCGAAGAAGCCCAGACGCGTGGTGCACCCGTCGTTGCGGTCTGTCCCGAGGGTCATCGCGCTGTCGACGTGGCCGATGCCCACCTCGAGATTCCCGACACTGACGCCGATCTCGCCGGATTACTCGCGAACGTCCAGTTGCAACTGGTCTCGTACTACGCTGCAGACTTACTCGAGCGCCCAATCGACAAACCGCGGAATCTCGCAAAGAGCGTCACGGTCGAGTAA
- the glmU gene encoding bifunctional sugar-1-phosphate nucleotidylyltransferase/acetyltransferase, whose amino-acid sequence MQAVVLAAGEGTRIRPLSAAVPKPMLPVADRPMAAHTVDAAIDAGADEVVLVIGYEADTVREYFGTEYRDVPINYAIQEEQSGTADAVNAAREYIDGAFAVLNGDNLYDPAAIDELFERCPAVCAVEVDQPQNYGVLSTTDGTITDIVEKPADPPTNLANAGAYAFPEEARAWLEVPASERGEHEITDVLAQVIDEYAVSPVTLERWMDVGRPWELLEANEWKLDTLERRIDGEVSDQARLEGNVVIEEGATVESGVVIEGPVLVRSGATVGPNAYVRGATLIDEGATVGHAVEVKNSVLSPGATVGHLSYVGDSVLGRDVNFGAGTTVGNLRHDDGDIKFTVKGDRVSTGRRKFGVVAGDEVKTGINTSLTPGLKLETGATTHPGETVDRDR is encoded by the coding sequence ATGCAAGCTGTCGTTCTCGCGGCGGGCGAAGGAACGCGGATCCGACCGCTGTCTGCAGCAGTGCCGAAACCAATGCTCCCGGTTGCTGATCGGCCGATGGCGGCTCACACGGTCGACGCCGCAATCGATGCCGGCGCTGACGAGGTCGTCCTCGTCATCGGCTACGAAGCAGACACGGTGCGGGAGTATTTCGGGACTGAGTATCGAGACGTTCCGATCAACTACGCGATCCAAGAAGAGCAATCGGGAACAGCCGACGCAGTCAACGCGGCTCGAGAATACATCGACGGTGCGTTTGCGGTCCTCAACGGCGACAATCTCTACGATCCGGCGGCAATCGACGAACTGTTCGAGCGCTGTCCGGCAGTCTGTGCGGTCGAAGTCGACCAGCCACAGAACTATGGCGTGTTGAGCACGACGGACGGCACAATCACAGATATCGTCGAAAAACCGGCCGATCCACCGACGAACCTCGCGAACGCCGGGGCGTATGCCTTCCCCGAGGAGGCCAGAGCGTGGCTCGAGGTGCCGGCAAGCGAGCGCGGCGAACACGAGATTACGGACGTGCTCGCACAGGTTATCGACGAGTACGCCGTCTCGCCGGTGACGCTCGAGCGCTGGATGGATGTCGGCCGACCCTGGGAGTTGCTCGAGGCCAACGAGTGGAAACTCGACACGCTCGAGCGCCGGATTGATGGCGAGGTTAGCGATCAGGCGCGACTCGAGGGCAACGTTGTGATCGAGGAGGGCGCGACAGTCGAGTCGGGTGTGGTCATCGAGGGACCGGTGCTGGTCCGCTCGGGGGCAACTGTCGGGCCGAACGCCTACGTCCGTGGCGCGACGCTGATCGACGAGGGAGCGACAGTCGGTCACGCCGTCGAAGTGAAAAACAGCGTGCTCTCGCCGGGGGCAACGGTTGGACACCTCTCGTACGTCGGCGATAGCGTGCTCGGCCGCGACGTCAACTTCGGCGCGGGGACGACAGTTGGCAATCTCCGCCACGACGACGGCGACATAAAATTCACTGTCAAGGGTGACCGTGTCTCGACTGGTCGCCGGAAGTTCGGTGTCGTCGCTGGCGACGAGGTCAAGACAGGCATCAACACGAGTCTGACACCTGGTCTCAAACTCGAGACTGGCGCGACGACGCATCCGGGCGAGACGGTCGACCGGGATCGGTAG